The following proteins are co-located in the Phragmites australis chromosome 10, lpPhrAust1.1, whole genome shotgun sequence genome:
- the LOC133931437 gene encoding uncharacterized protein LOC133931437: MEKCRSVPHEHSSAYYGRYDYEDVGGQGADKSYSFNGPSARDDPEAKRRRRVAAYNVFATQGRIKSTVRGSVKWLKSKFSDVRYGGL; this comes from the coding sequence ATGGAGAAGTGCAGGTCGGTGCCGCACGAGCACTCGTCGGCGTACTACGGCAGGTACGACTACGAGGACGTCGGCGGCCAGGGCGCCGACAAGTCGTACAGCTTCAACGGGCCGAGCGCCCGCGACGACCCGGAGgcgaagcggcggcggagggtggCGGCGTACAACGTGTTCGCGACGCAGGGCCGGATCAAGTCCACCGTCCGCGGCAGCGTCAAGTGGCTCAAGTCCAAGTTCTCCGACGTCCGCTACGGTGGCCTCTGA
- the LOC133931436 gene encoding probable serine/threonine-protein kinase At1g09600 codes for MKLSVSFRPPKAYKPSMPEKFRELPPSSLGLLATLLALEPAGRGTAAQALQSNFFSTPPLPCDLPSLPVVYEEEVADPTSSGKPKLRQRSKKRRDGKQIADEQQSDEAPKIDGGSPDKKSAAARGKQQPHRQ; via the exons ATGAAGCTCTCCGTGTCGTTCCGCCCTCCCAAGGCGTACAAGCCCTCCATGCCGGAGAAGTTCCGCGAGCTGCCTCCGTCGTCGCTGGGCCTCCTCGCCACGCTCCTCGCGCTCGAGCCCGCCGGTCGAGGCACTGCCGCCCAGGCCCTGCAGAGCAAC TTCTTCAGCACCCCGCCGCTGCCGTGCGACCTCCCGTCGCTGCCCGTCGTGtacgaggaggaggtcgcggatCCCACTTCTTCGGGGAA GCCTAAACTGAGACAACGCTCTAAGAAACGGAGGGACGGCAAGCAGATAGCCGATGAGCAGCAGTCAGATGAAGCACCGAAGATCGACGGCGGTTCTCCTGACAAAAAAAGTG CAGCAGCCAGGGGCAAACAGCAACCACACAGGCAGTGA
- the LOC133931438 gene encoding uncharacterized protein LOC133931438 codes for MSADEHPSPGRKRDREEEEEIADGGAAEKRSRPEGSEGASLLGLATYEDDEEEEAARGHANGCREEVVEDEDDDEEDDVRRAPERRPRQVELRRDCPYLDTVNRQVLDFDFEKFCSISLSNLNVYACLVCGKYFQGRGLKSHAYTHSLEAGHHVFINLQTEKAYCLPDGYEINDPSLEDIRHVLNPRFTKEQVLNLDKNKQWSRALDGSNYLPGMVGLNNIKETDFVNVTIQSLMRVTPLRNFFLIPENYQHSKSSLVHRFGELTRKIWHARNFKGQVSPHEFLQAVMKASNKRFQIGVHDPVEFISWLLNTLHAKLKSSKRKNRSIIHDCFQGELEVIKEMHRKHRMEKNEGADEQNDVAGSEIGTTIDGTVTETSRVPFLMLGLDLPPPPLFKDAMEKNIIPQVPLFNILKKFDGETVTEVVRPSIARMRYRVTRLPKYLILHMRRFTKNNFFVEKNPTLVNFPVKNLELKDYIPLPKPKENDKLRSKYDLIANIVHDGKPGEGCYRVFVQRKSEEAWYEMQDLHVTETLPQMVALSETYMQIYERHE; via the exons ATGAGCGCGGACGAACACCCGTCCCCGGGTCGGAAGCGCGaccgcgaggaggaggaggagatcgcCGACGGGGGCGCCGCGGAGAAGCGGTCACGCCCGGAGGGGTCGGAGGGCGCGTCGCTGCTGGGGCTGGCCACCTAcgaggatgatgaggaggaggaagcggctAGGGGCCACGCGAATGGCTGCcgcgaggaggtggtggaggacgaggatgatgatgaggaggacgaCGTGAGGAGGGCTCCGGAGAGGAGGCCGAGGCAAGTGGAGCTGCGCCGGGACTGCCCTTACCTCGACACCGTGAACCGACAG GtccttgattttgattttgaaaagTTCTGCTCAATCTCCTTGTCAAATTTGAATGTGTATGCGTGCTTGGTCTGTGGAAAGTATTTCCAAGGAAGAGGCTTGAAATCTCATGCATATACGCACAGTCTTGAAGCAGGCCATCATGTGTTCATTAACCTTCAAACTGAGAAGGCTTACTGTCTTCCTGATGGATATGAGATAAATGATCCTTCATTAGAAGATATTCGACATGTTCTCAATCCAAG GTTTACGAAAGAGCAGGTTCTAAATCTTGACAAGAACAAGCAGTGGTCTAGAGCACTTGATGGCTCCAATTATCTACCTGGAATG GTTGGTCTTAACAATATTAAGGAGACTGATTTTGTGAATGTCACAATACAGTCATTAATGAGAGTTACTCCTTTGAGAAATTTCTTTCTCATCCCTGAAAATTATCAGCATAGCAAATCGTCATTGGTTCATCGTTTTGGGGAACTAACACGCAAGATATGGCATGCTAGGAACTTCAAAGGCCAG gtTAGTCCACATGAGTTTCTGCAAGCAGTTATGAAGGCCAGCAACAAGCGGTTCCAGATTGGTGTACATGATCCAGTGGAATTTATATCATGGCTCTTGAACACACTGCATGCGAAACTAAAAAGCTCAAAGAGGAAAAACAGAAGCATAATACATGATTGCTTTCAG GGAGAACTTGAAGTTATCAAGGAGATGCATAGGAAGCATAGAATGGAAAAGAATGAAGGTGCTGATGAGCAGAATGATGTGGCAGGTTCAGAGATTGGAACAACAATTGATGGTACTGTCACTGAAACATCTAGGGTCCCATTCCTGATGCTCGGTCTTGACttgccacctccacctcttTTCAAAGACGCCATGGAGAAAAATATCATTCCACAG GTGCCACTGTTTAATATACTGAAGAAGTTTGATGGTGAGACCGTGACAGAGGTTGTACGTCCATCTATTGCTCGGATGAGGTACCGAGTCACTAGACTGCCaaagtatctgatccttcatatgCGGCGATTTACCAAAAATAACTTCTTTGTTGAGAAAAACCCTACTCTAG TAAATTTTCCTGTGAAGAACTTGGAATTGAAGGATTACATTCCATTACCTAAGCCAAAAGAGAATGATAAGCTACGTTCAAAGTACGACCTCATAGCAAACATTGTCCATGATGGCAAACCAGGCGAAGGATGCTACAGAGTATTTGTACAGCGGAAATCAGAAGAGGCATG GTATGAGATGCAGGATCTACATGTCACTGAGACTCTTCCTCAAATGGTAGCTCTTTCAGAAACCTACATGCAAATATATGAGCGGCACGAATGA
- the LOC133931440 gene encoding auxin response factor 18-like, translated as MITFVDSAAMERERESDKCLDAQLWHACAGGMVQIPPVLSKVYYFPQGHAEHAQGPVELPAGRVPALVLCRVAGVRFMADPETDEVFAKILLAPVRPNEPGYTADADDGIGAAAAAQEDKPASFAKTLTQSDANNGGGFSVPRYCAETIFPRLDYSADPPVQTVLAKDVHGVVWKFRHIYRGTPRRHLLTTGWSAFVNQKKLVAGDSIVFMRTENGDLCVGIRRAKKGGIGGPEFLHQPPPPGGNYGGLSMFLRGEEDGNKMMATRGKVRVRVRPEEVIEAANLAVSGQPFEVVYYPRASTPEICVKAEAVRAAMRTQWCAGMRFKMAFETEDSSRISWFMGTVSAVQVADPIRWPNSPWRLLQVSWDEPDLLQNVKRVSPWLVELVSNMPAIHLAPFSPPRKKLCIPLYPELPLDGQFPAPMFHGSPLGRGVGPMCYFPDGTPAGIQGARHAQFGISFSDLHFNKLQSSLSPHGLHHLDHGMQPSIAAGLIIGHPAARDDIPCLLTIGTPQSKKSDVKKAAPQLMLFGKPIHTEQQISLGNASGFPLAAAKKSPDSNAEKTVSNSDISSPGSNQDDTTENLSCGVPLCQDNKVLDLGLETGHCKVFMHSEDVGRTLDLSVVGSYEELYQRLADMFGIEKAELMSHVFYRDASGALKHTGDKPFSEFTKTARRLTILTDISSDSLAR; from the exons ATGATAACTTTCGTGGACTCGGCGGCGATGGAgcgggagagggagagtgacAAGTGCCTGGACGCGCAGCTGTGGCACGCCTGCGCCGGCGGCATGGTCCAGATACCGCCGGTGCTCTCCAAGGTGTACTACTTCCCGCAGGGCCACGCCGAGCACGCGCAGGGCCCCGTCGAGCTCCCCGCCGGGCGGGTCCCGGCCCTCGTCCTCTGCcgcgtcgccggcgtcaggttCATGGCCGATCCGGAAACCGACGAGGTCTTCGCCAAGATCCTCCTCGCCCCCGTCCGGCCCAACGAGCCGGGATACAccgccgacgccgacgacgGCATTGGCGCCGCTGCCGCGGCGCAGGAGGACAAGCCCGCGTCCTTCGCCAAGACGCTCACGCAGTCCGACGCCAACAACGGCGGGGGCTTCTCCGTGCCACGCTACTGCGCCGAGACCATCTTCCCGCGGCTGGATTACTCGGCCGATCCCCCCGTCCAGACCGTGCTCGCCAAGGACGTGCACGGCGTGGTCTGGAAGTTCCGGCACATCTACCGCGGCACGCCGCGCCGCCATCTGCTCACCACGGGGTGGAGCGCCTTCGTGAACCAGAAGAAGCTCGTCGCCGGGGACTCCATCGTGTTCATGAGGACGGAGAACGGGGACCTCTGCGTGGGCATCCGGCGCGCCAAGAAAGGCGGCATCGGAGGGCCGGAGTTTCTGCATCAGCCGCCTCCGCCGGGCGGCAATTACGGGGGACTCTCCATGTTCTTGAGAGGAGAAGAGGACGGCAACAAGATGATGGCGACGAGGGGGAAGGTGAGAGTGCGGGTGCGGCCGGAGGAGGTCATCGAGGCCGCCAATCTTGCGGTGAGTGGACAACCGTTTGAGGTGGTTTACTACCcgagggcgagcacgccggagATCTGCGTGAAGGCGGAAGCTGTCCGGGCGGCCATGCGCACCCAGTGGTGCGCCGGCATGAGGTTCAAGATGGCCTTTGAGACGGAGGACTCGTCCAGGATCAGCTGGTTCATGGGGACTGTCTCGGCCGTGCAGGTGGCTGACCCCATCCGATGGCCCAATTCACCTTGGAGGCTTCTTCAG GTTAGTTGGGATGAGCCAGACTTGTTACAGAATGTGAAGAGAGTGAGCCCATGGCTGGTTGAGCTTGTCTCAAACATGCCAGCCATACATCTTGCTCCGTTCTCGCCTCCCCGGAAGAAGCTGTGCATTCCATTGTACCCCGAGCTTCCACTAGACGGCCAGTTTCCGGCACCGATGTTCCATGGAAGCCCGCTCGGCCGTGGGGTTGGTCCTATGTGCTATTTCCCGGATGGCACTCCTGCAGGCATACAGGGAGCCAGGCATGCTCAATTTGGTATATCTTTCTCAGATCTCCACTTTAACAAACTGCAGTCGAGTCTGTCACCCCACGGGCTTCACCACCTTGATCACGGCATGCAGCCGAGTATCGCTGCTGGGCTTATCATCGGTCATCCAGCAGCTCGAGATGATATCCCGTGCTTGCTTACCATTGGTACCCCACAGAGCAAGAAATCAGATGTCAAGAAGGCGGCACCGCAGTTGATGCTTTTCGGAAAACCAATACACACTGAGCAGCAGATATCTTTAGGTAACGCTTCGGGCTTCCCTCTGGCAGCTGCTAAGAAGAGTCCTGATAGCAATGCCGAAAAGACGGTGAGTAACTCCGATATTTCAAGCCCTGGAAGCAATCAGGATGACACTACAGAAAACTTGTCCTGTGGAGTCCCATTGTGCCAAGATAACAAGGTACTCGATCTCGGTTTGGAAACCGGGCACTGCAAGGTATTCATGCACTCAGAGGATGTTGGGCGCACACTTGATCTCTCTGTTGTTGGGTCATATGAGGAGCTATATCAGAGGCTTGCTGACATGTTTGGTATCGAGAAAGCTGAGTTGATGAGTCATGTTTTCTACCGTGATGCGTCTGGGGCACTGAAACACACTGGAGACAAACCTTTCAG CGAGTTCACAAAAACCGCACGTAGGCTGACCATACTAACGGACATAAGCAGCGATAGCTTAGCGAGGTAG